TGTCATATTGATCTTTTTGGCCTTGGGGGCCTACAGCGGCTATAGGCAGGGATTGTTTATCAGTATCCTGTCTATTGTGGCATTTGTATTGGCCTTGATTTTGGCTTTCCATTTGATGGACTGGGGGGCACAAAAGCTGGCAGGGCATGTTACCGAACTGACTTTTGCGCTTCCCTTTGTGGCTTTTATCATGATTTTTTTAGGCGTCATTCTGATCATTAGGGGTTTGGCCTATTTGGTGAAAAAAACATTGGATTTTACCATTTTGGGCTCTGTGGACAGTTTGGCCGGAGGTATTTTGGGTGTTGTCAAAACTGCTTTTATTTTGAGTTTTTTCATTTGGATTGCCAATGCCTTTGAAGTTAAGGTGACGGAGGAATGGACCAAAGAGTCCAAAACCTATGCTTTTATTCAACCGATGGCTCCGGTTGCGGTCAGGGCGCTGGACAATTTTACCCCGATCATCAGTCAGACCATCAGTAAAGTTCAATCCATGGTTAAAATCACGGCAGATGGTACTGTTGATTGATAATTTTGATTCTTTTTCCCATATGCTTGCCGATTACCTTAGGCAAATTGGCATGGACCTGTACATTGTGAGAAATGATGTAGATCCATCCCTTTTGATGGATCGGGATTGGGAGGCATTGATCCTTTCTCCTGGTCCGGAAACTCCTGAGAAGGCGGGAAACCTGATGGCCATATTGGATCTGTTTGTTGGTAAACTTCCGGTTTTAGGAATCTGTCTGGGTCATCAGGCAATAGGTCAATATTTTGGGGCC
This Cecembia calidifontis DNA region includes the following protein-coding sequences:
- a CDS encoding CvpA family protein, which codes for MAILDFVILIFLALGAYSGYRQGLFISILSIVAFVLALILAFHLMDWGAQKLAGHVTELTFALPFVAFIMIFLGVILIIRGLAYLVKKTLDFTILGSVDSLAGGILGVVKTAFILSFFIWIANAFEVKVTEEWTKESKTYAFIQPMAPVAVRALDNFTPIISQTISKVQSMVKITADGTVD